The Anas acuta chromosome 18, bAnaAcu1.1, whole genome shotgun sequence genome has a segment encoding these proteins:
- the LOC137841776 gene encoding bMERB domain-containing protein 1-like, translating to MEGTRTPPRYGSLESTRWPQPEDEIVSMADSTTTIDDIEGELFKIERIREILVRRESELRYMMDDIQLCKEISRLKKELQKLIALPETEKSNEEKQKEEELVQQIHKLVETRDFLVDDVEFERLREREEDKEMAEFLQNKLSKSYLQKATPVKEKKMTSRGQQTSAPYMTKTGLTLLKECCGFTCSIM from the exons ATGGAGGGGACGCGGACCCCCCCCCGCTACGGATCGCTCGAGTCCACCCGCTGGCCGCAGCCAG AGGATGAAATTGTTTCCATGGCTgactccaccaccaccatcGATGACATCGAAGGGGAACTCTTCAAAATCGAGAGGATCAGGGAGATCCTGGTGAGGAGGGAATCGGAGCTGCGATACAT GATGGATGACATTCAGCTTTGCAAAGAAATCAGCCGGCTGAAAAAGGAGCTTCAAAAACTGATAGCCCTTCCAG AGACCGAGAAGTCCAACgaggagaagcagaaggaggaggagctTGTGCAGCAGATACACAAGCTGGTGGAAACTCGGGATTTTCTGGTGGATGATGTGGAGTTTGAGAGGCTCAG ggagagagaagaagacAAGGAAATGGCAGAATTCCTGCAAAATAAGCTCTCCAAAAGCTACCTCCAGAAAGCAA CTCCtgtcaaagagaagaaaatgacttCCAGAGGGCAGCAAACCTCCGCCCCGTATATGACCAAGACAGGCCTCACGCTGCTCAAGGAGTGCTGTGGCTTCACCTGCTCCATCATGTAG